From the genome of Neomonachus schauinslandi chromosome 5, ASM220157v2, whole genome shotgun sequence, one region includes:
- the ITGA7 gene encoding integrin alpha-7 isoform X1 — MAGTSGRDPRGAPGICYLLGSLLAGLLVPGAVAFNLDVMGALRKEGEPGSLFGFSVALHRQLQPRPQSWLLVGAPQALALPGQQANRTGGLFACPLSLEETDCYRVDIDRGADVQKESKENQWLGVSVRSQGPGGKIVTCAHRYEARQRVDQILETRDVIGRCFVLSQDLAIRDELDGGEWKFCEGRPQSHEQFGFCQQGTAAAFSPDSHYLLFGAPGTYNWKGTARVELCAQGSADLAHLDDGPYEAGGEKEQDPRLIPVPANSYFGLLFVTNIDSSDPDQLVYKTLDPADRLPGPAGDLALNSYLGFSIDSGKGLVRAEELSFVAGAPRANHKGAVVILRKDSASRLVPEVVLSGERLTSGFGYSLAVADLNNDGWADLVVGAPYFFERQEELGGAVYVYMNQGGHWAGVSPLRLCGSPDSMFGISLAVLGDINQDGFADIAVGAPFDGDGKVFIYHGSSLGVVIKPSQVLEGEAVGIKSFGYSLSGGLDVDGNHYPDLLVGSLADTAVLFRARPVLHVSHEVFIAPRAIDLEQPNCAAGHSVCVDLRVCFSYIATPSSYSPIVALDYVLDGDTDRRLRGQVPRVTFLSRGPDDPKHQASGTVWLKHQHDRVCGDTMFQLQENVKDKLRVIVVTLSYNLQTPRLRRQAPGQGLPPVAPILSAHQPSTQRAEIHFLKQGCGEDKICQSNLQLVHARFCARVSDTEFQPLPMDADGTTALFALSGQPVIGLELTVTNLPSDPAQPQADGDDAHEAQLLVTLPASLHYSGVRALDPAEKPLCLSNENASHVECELGNPMKRGAQVTFYLILSTSGITIETTELEVELLLATISEQELYPISVRARVFIELPLSITGLAIPQQLFFSGVVRGESAMKSERDIGSKVKYEVTVSNQGQSLNTLGSAFLNIMWPHEIANGKWLLYPMRVELEGGQGPGQKGLCSPRPNILQLDVDSRDRRRRELEQPEQEEHPEQLEPSTSWWPVSSAKKKKNITLDCARGTANCVVFSCPLYSFDRAAVLHVWGRLWNSTFLEEYSAVKSLEVIVRANITVKSSIKNLLLRDASTVIPVMVYLDPVAVVAEGVPWWVILMAVLAGLLVLALLVLLMWKMGFFKRARYPEATVPQYHAVKIPREDRQQFKEEKTGTILRNNWGSPRREGPDAHPILAADGHPEPGSDGHPVSGTT, encoded by the exons ATGGCCGGGACTTCAGGCCGTGATCCTCGGGGCGCCCCCGGGATTTGTTACCTTCTTGGCTCCCTGCTGGCCGGACTGCTCGTCCCGGGTGCTGTCGCCTTCAATCTGGACGTGATGGGCGCCCTGCGCAAGGAGGGCGAGCCGGGTAGCCTCTTCGGCTTCTCTGTGGCTCTGCACCGGCAGTTGCAGCCCCGACCCCAGAGCTG GCTGCTGGTGGGTGCTCCGCAGGCCCTGGCTCTGCCTGGGCAGCAGGCGAATCGCACCGGAGGCCTCTTCGCTTGCCCCCTGAGCCTGGAAGAGACTGACTGCTACAGAGTGGACATCGACCGCGGAG CTGACGTGCAGAAGGAGAGCAAGGAGAACCAGTGGTTGGGAGTCAGTGTTCGGAGCCAGGGACCTGGGGGCAAGATTGTC ACCTGCGCGCACCGGTACGAGGCTCGGCAACGAGTAGACCAGATCCTAGAGACCAGGGATGTGATTGGTCGCTGCTTTGTGCTAAGCCAAGACCTGGCCATCCGTGATGAGCTGGACGGTGGCGAATGGAAGTTCTGTGAGGGGCGCCCCCAGAGCCACGAACAATTTGGGTTCTGCCAGCAGGGTACAGCTGCTGCCTTCTCCCCCGACAGCCATTACCTCCTCTTTGGGGCCCCGGGAACCTATAACTGGAAGG GCACCGCCAGGGTGGAGCTCTGTGCGCAGGGCTCAGCGGACCTGGCGCACCTGGACGACGGGCCCTACGAGGCGGGGGGTGAGAAGGAGCAGGACCCCCGCCTCATCCCGGTCCCTGCCAACAGCTACTTTG GGTTGCTCTTTGTGACCAACATTGATAGCTCTGACCCTGACCAGCTGGTGTATAAAACTTTGGACCCCGCTGACCGGCTCCCAGGACCAGCCGGAGACTTGGCCCTGAATAGCTACTTAG GTTTCTCCATTGACTCGGGGAAGGGTCTGGTGCGTGCAGAGGAGCTGAGCTTTGTGGCAGGGGCCCCCCGTGCCAACCACAAGGGCGCTGTGGTCATTCTGCGCAAAGACAGTGCCAGCCGCCTGGTGCCCGAAGTTGTGCTGTCTGGGGAGCGCCTGACCTCTGGCTTTGGCTACTCGCTGGCTGTGGCTGATCTCAACAATGATGG CTGGGCAGACCTGGTAGTGGGTGCCCCTTACTTCTTTGAGCGCCAAGAAGAGCTGGGGGGTGCCGTGTATGTGTACATGAACCAGGGGGGTCACTGGGCTGGGGTCTCCCCTCTCCGGCTCTGTGGCTCTCCTGACTCCATGTTCGGGATCAGCCTGGCTGTCTTGGGGGACATCAACCAAGATGGCTTTGCAG ATATCGCTGTGGGGGCTCCCTTTGATGGGgatgggaaagtctttatctacCATGGGAGCAGCCTGGGGGTTGTCATCAAACCTTCCCAG GTGCTGGAGGGTGAGGCCGTGGGTATAAAGAGCTTTGGCTACTCCCTTTCGGGTGGCCTGGACGTGGATGGGAACCATTACCCGGACCTACTGGTCGGCTCCCTGGCCGACACTGCTGTGCTTTTTAG GGCCAGACCCGTCCTTCATGTCTCCCACGAGGTCTTCATTGCTCCCCGAGCCATCGACCTAGAGCAGCCTAACTGTGCTGCTGGCCACTCGGTCTG CGTGGACTTGAGGGTCTGTTTCAGCTACATTGCAACCCCCAGCAGCTACAGCCCTATTGTGG CCCTGGATTATGTGTTAGATGGAGACACGGACAGGAGGCTCCGGGGCCAGGTCCCCCGTGTGACCTTCCTGAGCCGTGGCCCAGATGACCCCAAGCACCAGGCCTCAGGCACCGTGTGGCTGAAGCACCAGCATGACCGAGTCTGTGGAGACACCATGTTCCAGCTACAG GAGAATGTCAAAGACAAGCTTCGGGTCATTGTGGTGACTCTGTCCTACAATCTCCAGACTCCACGGCTCCGGCGACAGGCTCCTGGCCAGGGGCTGCCCCCAGTGGCCCCCATCCTCAGTGCTCACCAGCCCAGCACCCAGCGGGCAGAG ATCCACTTCCTGAAGCAAGGTTGTGGTGAAGACAAGATCTGCCAGAGCAATCTGCAGCTGGTCCATGCGCGCTTCTGTGCCCGCGTCAGTGACACGGAGTTCCAGCCTCTGCCCAT GGATGCAGATGGGACAACAGCCCTGTTTGCCCTGAGTGGGCAGCCGGTCATTGGCCTGGAGCTGACGGTCACTAACCTGCCCTCGGatccagcccagccccaggctgaTGGGGATGATGCTCACGAAGCCCAGCTTCTGGtcaccctccctgcctctctgcactACTCAGGAGTCCGCGCCCTGGACCCCGCG GAGAAGCCGCTCTGCCTGTCCAATGAGAATGCCTCCCACGTCGAGTGTGAGCTGGGGAACCCCATGAAGAGAGGTGCCCAG GTCACCTTTTACCTCATCCTTAGCACCTCAGGGATCACTATTGAGACCACAGAGCTGGAAGTGGAACTGCTCCTGGCCAC GATCAGCGAGCAGGAGCTTTATCCGATCTCTGTCCGAGCTCGTGTCTTCATTGAGCTGCCGCTGTCCATCACAGG GCTGGCCATTCCCCAGCAGCTCTTCTTCTCTGGTGTGGTGCGGGGTGAGAGCGCCATGAAGTCTGAACGGGATATAGGCAGCAAGGTCAAGTATGAGGTCACG GTCTCCAACCAAGGCCAGTCGCTGAACACCCTAGGCTCTGCCTTCCTCAACATCATGTGGCCCCATGAGATAGCCAACGGGAAGTGGCTGCTGTACCCCATGCGGGTGGAGCTGGAGGGCGGGCAGGGGCCCGGGCAGAAGGGGCTCTGCTCCCCGAGGCCCAACATCCTCCAGCTG GATGTGGACAGCAGGGACAGACGGCGACGGGAACTGGAGCAGCCGGAACAAGAGGAGCATCCTGAGCAGCTGGAGCCCAGCACGTCCTGGTGGCCGGTGTCCTCcgctaagaagaagaaaaacatcacCCTG GACTGTGCCCGGGGCACTGCCAACTGCGTGGTATTCAGCTGCCCTCTCTACAGCTTTGACCGCGCCGCTGTGCTGCACGTGTGGGGCCGCCTCTGGAACAGCACCTTCTTGGAG GAGTACTCAGCTGTGAAGTCCCTGGAAGTGATCGTCCGAGCCAATATCACCGTGAAGTCTTCTATCAAGAACTTGCTGCTCAGAGATGCCTCCACGGTG ATCCCCGTGATGGTTTACCTGGACCCTGTGGCTGTGGTGGCAGAAGGAGTCCCCTGGTGGGTCATCCTCATGGCCGTCCTGGCCGGGCTGCTGGTGCTGGCTCTGCTGGTGCTGCTCATGTGGAAG ATGGGATTCTTCAAGCGGGCACGGTACCCCGAGGCCACTGTGCCCCAGTACCACGCGGTGAAAATCCCGCGGGAAGACCGGCAGCAGTTCAAGGAGGAGAAGACAGGCACTATCCTGAGGAACAACTGGGGCAGCCCCCGGCGGGAGGGCCCCGATGCGCACCCCATCCTGGCTGCTGATGGGCACCCTGAGCCAGGTTCCGATGGGCATCCCGTGTCAGGCACCACCTAG
- the ITGA7 gene encoding integrin alpha-7 isoform X2 — MAGTSGRDPRGAPGICYLLGSLLAGLLVPGAVAFNLDVMGALRKEGEPGSLFGFSVALHRQLQPRPQSWLLVGAPQALALPGQQANRTGGLFACPLSLEETDCYRVDIDRGADVQKESKENQWLGVSVRSQGPGGKIVTCAHRYEARQRVDQILETRDVIGRCFVLSQDLAIRDELDGGEWKFCEGRPQSHEQFGFCQQGTAAAFSPDSHYLLFGAPGTYNWKGTARVELCAQGSADLAHLDDGPYEAGGEKEQDPRLIPVPANSYFGFSIDSGKGLVRAEELSFVAGAPRANHKGAVVILRKDSASRLVPEVVLSGERLTSGFGYSLAVADLNNDGWADLVVGAPYFFERQEELGGAVYVYMNQGGHWAGVSPLRLCGSPDSMFGISLAVLGDINQDGFADIAVGAPFDGDGKVFIYHGSSLGVVIKPSQVLEGEAVGIKSFGYSLSGGLDVDGNHYPDLLVGSLADTAVLFRARPVLHVSHEVFIAPRAIDLEQPNCAAGHSVCVDLRVCFSYIATPSSYSPIVALDYVLDGDTDRRLRGQVPRVTFLSRGPDDPKHQASGTVWLKHQHDRVCGDTMFQLQENVKDKLRVIVVTLSYNLQTPRLRRQAPGQGLPPVAPILSAHQPSTQRAEIHFLKQGCGEDKICQSNLQLVHARFCARVSDTEFQPLPMDADGTTALFALSGQPVIGLELTVTNLPSDPAQPQADGDDAHEAQLLVTLPASLHYSGVRALDPAEKPLCLSNENASHVECELGNPMKRGAQVTFYLILSTSGITIETTELEVELLLATISEQELYPISVRARVFIELPLSITGLAIPQQLFFSGVVRGESAMKSERDIGSKVKYEVTVSNQGQSLNTLGSAFLNIMWPHEIANGKWLLYPMRVELEGGQGPGQKGLCSPRPNILQLDVDSRDRRRRELEQPEQEEHPEQLEPSTSWWPVSSAKKKKNITLDCARGTANCVVFSCPLYSFDRAAVLHVWGRLWNSTFLEEYSAVKSLEVIVRANITVKSSIKNLLLRDASTVIPVMVYLDPVAVVAEGVPWWVILMAVLAGLLVLALLVLLMWKMGFFKRARYPEATVPQYHAVKIPREDRQQFKEEKTGTILRNNWGSPRREGPDAHPILAADGHPEPGSDGHPVSGTT, encoded by the exons ATGGCCGGGACTTCAGGCCGTGATCCTCGGGGCGCCCCCGGGATTTGTTACCTTCTTGGCTCCCTGCTGGCCGGACTGCTCGTCCCGGGTGCTGTCGCCTTCAATCTGGACGTGATGGGCGCCCTGCGCAAGGAGGGCGAGCCGGGTAGCCTCTTCGGCTTCTCTGTGGCTCTGCACCGGCAGTTGCAGCCCCGACCCCAGAGCTG GCTGCTGGTGGGTGCTCCGCAGGCCCTGGCTCTGCCTGGGCAGCAGGCGAATCGCACCGGAGGCCTCTTCGCTTGCCCCCTGAGCCTGGAAGAGACTGACTGCTACAGAGTGGACATCGACCGCGGAG CTGACGTGCAGAAGGAGAGCAAGGAGAACCAGTGGTTGGGAGTCAGTGTTCGGAGCCAGGGACCTGGGGGCAAGATTGTC ACCTGCGCGCACCGGTACGAGGCTCGGCAACGAGTAGACCAGATCCTAGAGACCAGGGATGTGATTGGTCGCTGCTTTGTGCTAAGCCAAGACCTGGCCATCCGTGATGAGCTGGACGGTGGCGAATGGAAGTTCTGTGAGGGGCGCCCCCAGAGCCACGAACAATTTGGGTTCTGCCAGCAGGGTACAGCTGCTGCCTTCTCCCCCGACAGCCATTACCTCCTCTTTGGGGCCCCGGGAACCTATAACTGGAAGG GCACCGCCAGGGTGGAGCTCTGTGCGCAGGGCTCAGCGGACCTGGCGCACCTGGACGACGGGCCCTACGAGGCGGGGGGTGAGAAGGAGCAGGACCCCCGCCTCATCCCGGTCCCTGCCAACAGCTACTTTG GTTTCTCCATTGACTCGGGGAAGGGTCTGGTGCGTGCAGAGGAGCTGAGCTTTGTGGCAGGGGCCCCCCGTGCCAACCACAAGGGCGCTGTGGTCATTCTGCGCAAAGACAGTGCCAGCCGCCTGGTGCCCGAAGTTGTGCTGTCTGGGGAGCGCCTGACCTCTGGCTTTGGCTACTCGCTGGCTGTGGCTGATCTCAACAATGATGG CTGGGCAGACCTGGTAGTGGGTGCCCCTTACTTCTTTGAGCGCCAAGAAGAGCTGGGGGGTGCCGTGTATGTGTACATGAACCAGGGGGGTCACTGGGCTGGGGTCTCCCCTCTCCGGCTCTGTGGCTCTCCTGACTCCATGTTCGGGATCAGCCTGGCTGTCTTGGGGGACATCAACCAAGATGGCTTTGCAG ATATCGCTGTGGGGGCTCCCTTTGATGGGgatgggaaagtctttatctacCATGGGAGCAGCCTGGGGGTTGTCATCAAACCTTCCCAG GTGCTGGAGGGTGAGGCCGTGGGTATAAAGAGCTTTGGCTACTCCCTTTCGGGTGGCCTGGACGTGGATGGGAACCATTACCCGGACCTACTGGTCGGCTCCCTGGCCGACACTGCTGTGCTTTTTAG GGCCAGACCCGTCCTTCATGTCTCCCACGAGGTCTTCATTGCTCCCCGAGCCATCGACCTAGAGCAGCCTAACTGTGCTGCTGGCCACTCGGTCTG CGTGGACTTGAGGGTCTGTTTCAGCTACATTGCAACCCCCAGCAGCTACAGCCCTATTGTGG CCCTGGATTATGTGTTAGATGGAGACACGGACAGGAGGCTCCGGGGCCAGGTCCCCCGTGTGACCTTCCTGAGCCGTGGCCCAGATGACCCCAAGCACCAGGCCTCAGGCACCGTGTGGCTGAAGCACCAGCATGACCGAGTCTGTGGAGACACCATGTTCCAGCTACAG GAGAATGTCAAAGACAAGCTTCGGGTCATTGTGGTGACTCTGTCCTACAATCTCCAGACTCCACGGCTCCGGCGACAGGCTCCTGGCCAGGGGCTGCCCCCAGTGGCCCCCATCCTCAGTGCTCACCAGCCCAGCACCCAGCGGGCAGAG ATCCACTTCCTGAAGCAAGGTTGTGGTGAAGACAAGATCTGCCAGAGCAATCTGCAGCTGGTCCATGCGCGCTTCTGTGCCCGCGTCAGTGACACGGAGTTCCAGCCTCTGCCCAT GGATGCAGATGGGACAACAGCCCTGTTTGCCCTGAGTGGGCAGCCGGTCATTGGCCTGGAGCTGACGGTCACTAACCTGCCCTCGGatccagcccagccccaggctgaTGGGGATGATGCTCACGAAGCCCAGCTTCTGGtcaccctccctgcctctctgcactACTCAGGAGTCCGCGCCCTGGACCCCGCG GAGAAGCCGCTCTGCCTGTCCAATGAGAATGCCTCCCACGTCGAGTGTGAGCTGGGGAACCCCATGAAGAGAGGTGCCCAG GTCACCTTTTACCTCATCCTTAGCACCTCAGGGATCACTATTGAGACCACAGAGCTGGAAGTGGAACTGCTCCTGGCCAC GATCAGCGAGCAGGAGCTTTATCCGATCTCTGTCCGAGCTCGTGTCTTCATTGAGCTGCCGCTGTCCATCACAGG GCTGGCCATTCCCCAGCAGCTCTTCTTCTCTGGTGTGGTGCGGGGTGAGAGCGCCATGAAGTCTGAACGGGATATAGGCAGCAAGGTCAAGTATGAGGTCACG GTCTCCAACCAAGGCCAGTCGCTGAACACCCTAGGCTCTGCCTTCCTCAACATCATGTGGCCCCATGAGATAGCCAACGGGAAGTGGCTGCTGTACCCCATGCGGGTGGAGCTGGAGGGCGGGCAGGGGCCCGGGCAGAAGGGGCTCTGCTCCCCGAGGCCCAACATCCTCCAGCTG GATGTGGACAGCAGGGACAGACGGCGACGGGAACTGGAGCAGCCGGAACAAGAGGAGCATCCTGAGCAGCTGGAGCCCAGCACGTCCTGGTGGCCGGTGTCCTCcgctaagaagaagaaaaacatcacCCTG GACTGTGCCCGGGGCACTGCCAACTGCGTGGTATTCAGCTGCCCTCTCTACAGCTTTGACCGCGCCGCTGTGCTGCACGTGTGGGGCCGCCTCTGGAACAGCACCTTCTTGGAG GAGTACTCAGCTGTGAAGTCCCTGGAAGTGATCGTCCGAGCCAATATCACCGTGAAGTCTTCTATCAAGAACTTGCTGCTCAGAGATGCCTCCACGGTG ATCCCCGTGATGGTTTACCTGGACCCTGTGGCTGTGGTGGCAGAAGGAGTCCCCTGGTGGGTCATCCTCATGGCCGTCCTGGCCGGGCTGCTGGTGCTGGCTCTGCTGGTGCTGCTCATGTGGAAG ATGGGATTCTTCAAGCGGGCACGGTACCCCGAGGCCACTGTGCCCCAGTACCACGCGGTGAAAATCCCGCGGGAAGACCGGCAGCAGTTCAAGGAGGAGAAGACAGGCACTATCCTGAGGAACAACTGGGGCAGCCCCCGGCGGGAGGGCCCCGATGCGCACCCCATCCTGGCTGCTGATGGGCACCCTGAGCCAGGTTCCGATGGGCATCCCGTGTCAGGCACCACCTAG
- the ITGA7 gene encoding integrin alpha-7 isoform X3, giving the protein MAGTSGRDPRGAPGICYLLGSLLAGLLVPGAVAFNLDVMGALRKEGEPGSLFGFSVALHRQLQPRPQSWLLVGAPQALALPGQQANRTGGLFACPLSLEETDCYRVDIDRGADVQKESKENQWLGVSVRSQGPGGKIVTCAHRYEARQRVDQILETRDVIGRCFVLSQDLAIRDELDGGEWKFCEGRPQSHEQFGFCQQGTAAAFSPDSHYLLFGAPGTYNWKGLLFVTNIDSSDPDQLVYKTLDPADRLPGPAGDLALNSYLGFSIDSGKGLVRAEELSFVAGAPRANHKGAVVILRKDSASRLVPEVVLSGERLTSGFGYSLAVADLNNDGWADLVVGAPYFFERQEELGGAVYVYMNQGGHWAGVSPLRLCGSPDSMFGISLAVLGDINQDGFADIAVGAPFDGDGKVFIYHGSSLGVVIKPSQVLEGEAVGIKSFGYSLSGGLDVDGNHYPDLLVGSLADTAVLFRARPVLHVSHEVFIAPRAIDLEQPNCAAGHSVCVDLRVCFSYIATPSSYSPIVALDYVLDGDTDRRLRGQVPRVTFLSRGPDDPKHQASGTVWLKHQHDRVCGDTMFQLQENVKDKLRVIVVTLSYNLQTPRLRRQAPGQGLPPVAPILSAHQPSTQRAEIHFLKQGCGEDKICQSNLQLVHARFCARVSDTEFQPLPMDADGTTALFALSGQPVIGLELTVTNLPSDPAQPQADGDDAHEAQLLVTLPASLHYSGVRALDPAEKPLCLSNENASHVECELGNPMKRGAQVTFYLILSTSGITIETTELEVELLLATISEQELYPISVRARVFIELPLSITGLAIPQQLFFSGVVRGESAMKSERDIGSKVKYEVTVSNQGQSLNTLGSAFLNIMWPHEIANGKWLLYPMRVELEGGQGPGQKGLCSPRPNILQLDVDSRDRRRRELEQPEQEEHPEQLEPSTSWWPVSSAKKKKNITLDCARGTANCVVFSCPLYSFDRAAVLHVWGRLWNSTFLEEYSAVKSLEVIVRANITVKSSIKNLLLRDASTVIPVMVYLDPVAVVAEGVPWWVILMAVLAGLLVLALLVLLMWKMGFFKRARYPEATVPQYHAVKIPREDRQQFKEEKTGTILRNNWGSPRREGPDAHPILAADGHPEPGSDGHPVSGTT; this is encoded by the exons ATGGCCGGGACTTCAGGCCGTGATCCTCGGGGCGCCCCCGGGATTTGTTACCTTCTTGGCTCCCTGCTGGCCGGACTGCTCGTCCCGGGTGCTGTCGCCTTCAATCTGGACGTGATGGGCGCCCTGCGCAAGGAGGGCGAGCCGGGTAGCCTCTTCGGCTTCTCTGTGGCTCTGCACCGGCAGTTGCAGCCCCGACCCCAGAGCTG GCTGCTGGTGGGTGCTCCGCAGGCCCTGGCTCTGCCTGGGCAGCAGGCGAATCGCACCGGAGGCCTCTTCGCTTGCCCCCTGAGCCTGGAAGAGACTGACTGCTACAGAGTGGACATCGACCGCGGAG CTGACGTGCAGAAGGAGAGCAAGGAGAACCAGTGGTTGGGAGTCAGTGTTCGGAGCCAGGGACCTGGGGGCAAGATTGTC ACCTGCGCGCACCGGTACGAGGCTCGGCAACGAGTAGACCAGATCCTAGAGACCAGGGATGTGATTGGTCGCTGCTTTGTGCTAAGCCAAGACCTGGCCATCCGTGATGAGCTGGACGGTGGCGAATGGAAGTTCTGTGAGGGGCGCCCCCAGAGCCACGAACAATTTGGGTTCTGCCAGCAGGGTACAGCTGCTGCCTTCTCCCCCGACAGCCATTACCTCCTCTTTGGGGCCCCGGGAACCTATAACTGGAAGG GGTTGCTCTTTGTGACCAACATTGATAGCTCTGACCCTGACCAGCTGGTGTATAAAACTTTGGACCCCGCTGACCGGCTCCCAGGACCAGCCGGAGACTTGGCCCTGAATAGCTACTTAG GTTTCTCCATTGACTCGGGGAAGGGTCTGGTGCGTGCAGAGGAGCTGAGCTTTGTGGCAGGGGCCCCCCGTGCCAACCACAAGGGCGCTGTGGTCATTCTGCGCAAAGACAGTGCCAGCCGCCTGGTGCCCGAAGTTGTGCTGTCTGGGGAGCGCCTGACCTCTGGCTTTGGCTACTCGCTGGCTGTGGCTGATCTCAACAATGATGG CTGGGCAGACCTGGTAGTGGGTGCCCCTTACTTCTTTGAGCGCCAAGAAGAGCTGGGGGGTGCCGTGTATGTGTACATGAACCAGGGGGGTCACTGGGCTGGGGTCTCCCCTCTCCGGCTCTGTGGCTCTCCTGACTCCATGTTCGGGATCAGCCTGGCTGTCTTGGGGGACATCAACCAAGATGGCTTTGCAG ATATCGCTGTGGGGGCTCCCTTTGATGGGgatgggaaagtctttatctacCATGGGAGCAGCCTGGGGGTTGTCATCAAACCTTCCCAG GTGCTGGAGGGTGAGGCCGTGGGTATAAAGAGCTTTGGCTACTCCCTTTCGGGTGGCCTGGACGTGGATGGGAACCATTACCCGGACCTACTGGTCGGCTCCCTGGCCGACACTGCTGTGCTTTTTAG GGCCAGACCCGTCCTTCATGTCTCCCACGAGGTCTTCATTGCTCCCCGAGCCATCGACCTAGAGCAGCCTAACTGTGCTGCTGGCCACTCGGTCTG CGTGGACTTGAGGGTCTGTTTCAGCTACATTGCAACCCCCAGCAGCTACAGCCCTATTGTGG CCCTGGATTATGTGTTAGATGGAGACACGGACAGGAGGCTCCGGGGCCAGGTCCCCCGTGTGACCTTCCTGAGCCGTGGCCCAGATGACCCCAAGCACCAGGCCTCAGGCACCGTGTGGCTGAAGCACCAGCATGACCGAGTCTGTGGAGACACCATGTTCCAGCTACAG GAGAATGTCAAAGACAAGCTTCGGGTCATTGTGGTGACTCTGTCCTACAATCTCCAGACTCCACGGCTCCGGCGACAGGCTCCTGGCCAGGGGCTGCCCCCAGTGGCCCCCATCCTCAGTGCTCACCAGCCCAGCACCCAGCGGGCAGAG ATCCACTTCCTGAAGCAAGGTTGTGGTGAAGACAAGATCTGCCAGAGCAATCTGCAGCTGGTCCATGCGCGCTTCTGTGCCCGCGTCAGTGACACGGAGTTCCAGCCTCTGCCCAT GGATGCAGATGGGACAACAGCCCTGTTTGCCCTGAGTGGGCAGCCGGTCATTGGCCTGGAGCTGACGGTCACTAACCTGCCCTCGGatccagcccagccccaggctgaTGGGGATGATGCTCACGAAGCCCAGCTTCTGGtcaccctccctgcctctctgcactACTCAGGAGTCCGCGCCCTGGACCCCGCG GAGAAGCCGCTCTGCCTGTCCAATGAGAATGCCTCCCACGTCGAGTGTGAGCTGGGGAACCCCATGAAGAGAGGTGCCCAG GTCACCTTTTACCTCATCCTTAGCACCTCAGGGATCACTATTGAGACCACAGAGCTGGAAGTGGAACTGCTCCTGGCCAC GATCAGCGAGCAGGAGCTTTATCCGATCTCTGTCCGAGCTCGTGTCTTCATTGAGCTGCCGCTGTCCATCACAGG GCTGGCCATTCCCCAGCAGCTCTTCTTCTCTGGTGTGGTGCGGGGTGAGAGCGCCATGAAGTCTGAACGGGATATAGGCAGCAAGGTCAAGTATGAGGTCACG GTCTCCAACCAAGGCCAGTCGCTGAACACCCTAGGCTCTGCCTTCCTCAACATCATGTGGCCCCATGAGATAGCCAACGGGAAGTGGCTGCTGTACCCCATGCGGGTGGAGCTGGAGGGCGGGCAGGGGCCCGGGCAGAAGGGGCTCTGCTCCCCGAGGCCCAACATCCTCCAGCTG GATGTGGACAGCAGGGACAGACGGCGACGGGAACTGGAGCAGCCGGAACAAGAGGAGCATCCTGAGCAGCTGGAGCCCAGCACGTCCTGGTGGCCGGTGTCCTCcgctaagaagaagaaaaacatcacCCTG GACTGTGCCCGGGGCACTGCCAACTGCGTGGTATTCAGCTGCCCTCTCTACAGCTTTGACCGCGCCGCTGTGCTGCACGTGTGGGGCCGCCTCTGGAACAGCACCTTCTTGGAG GAGTACTCAGCTGTGAAGTCCCTGGAAGTGATCGTCCGAGCCAATATCACCGTGAAGTCTTCTATCAAGAACTTGCTGCTCAGAGATGCCTCCACGGTG ATCCCCGTGATGGTTTACCTGGACCCTGTGGCTGTGGTGGCAGAAGGAGTCCCCTGGTGGGTCATCCTCATGGCCGTCCTGGCCGGGCTGCTGGTGCTGGCTCTGCTGGTGCTGCTCATGTGGAAG ATGGGATTCTTCAAGCGGGCACGGTACCCCGAGGCCACTGTGCCCCAGTACCACGCGGTGAAAATCCCGCGGGAAGACCGGCAGCAGTTCAAGGAGGAGAAGACAGGCACTATCCTGAGGAACAACTGGGGCAGCCCCCGGCGGGAGGGCCCCGATGCGCACCCCATCCTGGCTGCTGATGGGCACCCTGAGCCAGGTTCCGATGGGCATCCCGTGTCAGGCACCACCTAG